The stretch of DNA TAACTCATCGCTTTTTACTCCGAAAAATATATTGAAGAAAAATGAAAAGCCCATACTTGCTTTTCACGGTGACTTTATTGGAAATTATGCTAATATTGAGGCTGCACGATTTATAATTGATAGAATTGGTCCTAGACTTTCAGCATTCCTAGGAAATAATGGTTTTGTTATTCAAATCTTTGGGATTGGTGCAGAAAATATACTTCAAGGCATTGATTTTCCCTGGTTAGAAGTGCATGGTTACATAGACAATATTGTGGAAAAATTGTCACAAGCTGATATCTATTTGGCTCCCATATTCTCCGGAGCCGGTATTAAGAATAAGGTTCTTGAGGCTATGGCTTGTGGGCTTCCGGTTATCGGTACCCGAGAAGCTTTTGAAGCCCTTGCTGTTAAAAACCACTCTCATTGCATAATCTCAAATATTGAGACTTTTACTGATCATGTTGTTAAATTAGTTGAAGATAACGCTACTCGAATTAGCATTGGTCTCAACGCAAGAAAGCTGATGGTTGATAAGTATTCATGGAAATCTGTTGCTCGGCGGTATTGCCAATTGTACGAGGAGTTACTCACTTAGATGTTTATAATTTTATGGATCATTTCAGTAATAGCTGCTATTTTCTTACGATACGTATTTGAACCTTCAAGCTCTTCGTTGTTATTTATTTCTATTTTTTCTGCATTATTAGTCTTTTCATATCTATTGGAACAGAAGAAGTTCGGAGGGATGAGACATAACTTTCTGGGCATTCTTTATGTTGTCTTTTTTATGCTTAATTTCTCACTTCGGGGAATAGTCTTATCTTCGCATTCAGCCATAAATAACGCACCCTATTACTTGGACGATAACAGTCTAATTCAGGCCATGCTTTATGCTTTATTGGGCCTCGGCTTTTTCTTGCTTGGATTTCATGTTAAGAACACCTTCTTGAAAGCAGAGAGCTGGGGGCATTATATATTCGATCGGGATTTTTCTACAGCAGGCCTTTATCTTTTCTCCATTATAGGGGCTATAAGTATGTTAGTGGCCTCTCTAGTCTCCTTTTCCACTTCCTATCTCACTACAAACTTGAGTTCAATTCCTTCACAAATCGGGACCTTAGGCCTCATTTCGACCTTAATTATCTTATTCCAAGATGCTAATCGTGCCTCTATGTTCCGAATCGCCTGGTGTGCCTTCTGCTTGTTAATCTTTGCGGCAAGCTATTTCATCCTCGGCATGAGATGGGCTCTAGCTTTTGTCTTCCTCTATGTGGTTTTCTATCTTCTTCTAACGAAAGGGAGTATAGGATCAATTATCAAAGGAAAGGGTTTTTGGATATTGGCAGTAATTACAGTCCTTCTATTTATTCTCTTGTTTCCGGTTATGTCTATTTATAAAGGTTATCTAGGCTCTTCGTTTTTTTCAAAGAGTCCATCAGAGCGTCTAGAAATGGCTGTTGATATATATAGAGGAATAGCAATTGGGTCCTTACCAAATAAAGACAGAAATGATTTGAGCTATTTCTTTGATAACCTGTCGAGAAGAACAGGTACGGGGCTGGATTCTTTATCTATACTTATTGCAAACACGCCAGATATTTGGGAGTTTCAATATGGTAAGACATTCTTATTGGGTTTTCTTGCACCTATCCCGAGATTCTTATGGCCTTCTAAGCCGGAAACAAGTCTTGAGGGAGAATTCTACGAAAAATATCTTGGTATGAGCAGATTATCAGGGAGAGGCGGTGCTGGATACACGACTGTTGGCGATTTTTGGCTCAATTTTCACCTTCCAGGAATTATCGTAGGAATGTTTCTCTTTGGCATTCTCCTTAGATTCTTCCAATGTTTTTGTATAGCCAGCGAAGACGCTGTAACTAGAGCTGGTGGCATTGTGTTCCTTCTAATATCTTCGCCCTACTTAGTAGATACGACGAGATCTATTTCCGCAATGGTTTCTGGGCTGTTTGGGCTTATAATTATACCTTTCTTTTTCTTGCTACTCATAAGCAGGAAAAGGGCGCAATATTAATAAGCTTGAAGTGATGTTTAATATACTATTTTTCTCCCATTCTTCCTCTGAAAAAGTCATTATAGGCAATTGCGTTCATCTTGAGATATTCCCACCTCATTTTCAATAAATGTGGCAATATTGAATATCGTAGCGACGCAACAAGCACCGGTATGAAAAAAGGCCGACAATTGTTCCATGCAAAGTATAATCTGTTTCTAGTAAAGTAGTAGGAACCAAGCAATGACATTTGTTTTTTCCTGTTTTCTATTTTATGCCATGCTCCTTTAATTGGTATATATAATATTTTCCAGCCCTTTTTCTTCGCCCTATATAGAAAATCTAATTCATCATAATACCAATAGTATTTCTCGTCGAACATACCAACATCCTCTAAACATCGCCTTGATATCAAAGTCACACAGCCAGTCAAGAAATCTACTTCTCTATTTTCGTCATATTGCCCCCTATCGATTTCTCCGTTCCCTATATGTTTGGTGTTACAGGTCAGCTTGTCGAATGTTCCGCCTGCAAAATTTAACATATTCCTATCGTTGAAATAGTAAATTTTCGGACCAACAGCTCCAATCTTTTCGTCCATAATCATCACGTTAACCATCTTTTTTAGGCAGTCTCTATCGATTATTATGTCATTGTCCAGCTTCAAGTAAAAAATACAATCTGGCGTGCTGGCATTTATTGCTTGATTGTAAGCCGCGGGGGCACCTAAGTTTCTCTCGTTTTCTATCAATCTCAGTGCGTGCCATCCTTGTTGTTGCATTATTTGAAATCTATTTCGTATTATATTTTGAGATCCATCAGTAGAAGCATTGTCAACAATAGTAATTTCAATTGATTTTGTTGGATAATTGAGTCTTGAAATTGAATCTAGTAAATCATCTAAGTGTTCAGCTCCATTCCAATTTGGAATAATTATACTTACAAGCGGATACTGCTCGCTCATTGTACTTCCTCACCTATTATTCTCTCGCATGTCTTGTAGCCCATCATCACAGCGTGGTCCATATTCCCTATTTCATATTTCCAGGTGCCAAATCTACCAATCGAACAGATATCATTACAATCTAGAAACGCTTTAATATGAGATAGCCTCGTGTCTCGGTCCTTAGTTGGGATCGGGTAAGCCTTGGGAAGAGTCTTAACGTATATTGAGACCACTTCTTCCGCCCCTTGGAGAAATCCCTCTGACAGCAACGCCTCGATAGTCCTTTCCACGATCTCATCCTCTCCCTTATCGCCCACGTGGGATGTCTCACACATAAGCGAGCTGAAATGATCAGTCTTGCCCCCAGGAACGTTGAACGGCGAATAATGCGAAAAGTTCGTCATACGGTAGAAAGGGACGCCGGAGTCGACGAAATACATCCAGCATTTGGTAGAGGGGTTTGTTCTTTTAGCCCCTACCCCCACAACAGTCACCTTGTTACTCTTGAGCCCTTGTGCCGCATTACTCAGCGCTGCATCTTTTTCGTCAAGCGCGCAGACAAGCTCATCCAAGGGCATAGTGCTTATCAGAATGTCGTATCCGTCTTCCTGGCCATCTGAAGTCGTTATCTTCTTCATATCGGCGCTGATTTTAATCACATTCTTACCAAAATCTACCTTGTGCTTTATGTTTGTTGACATACGTTTAAAAATGTTGCCCGTTCCTCCCTTGCTCGGAAACTTGAAGGTATTGTTGGGGCCCCAATCAATATCGTCTCTTCTTAGCGCGACATTCCCAGCCAGCCGCCAGAAACTCGGCACGCTCACCCTTTGCGAGATCCACTGATACCCCATCTCGTGCAGGTCATAGCTCCAGACCTTCCGGTTGTATGGAATCATAAAAGACCGGCATATTCCCTTGCCGAAAGTATGTTGCAGCCATTCCTCGAAATCCGCCGCCGCGCTTCGGTTTGGCCATAATCTAGTACCCGCTAAGCCCGCCAGGCATAATAACTGCTCGTGCAAGGGCAGATATTTCAGATTATTTTGAAATGGGTAGGGGACCCAGCTCCCTTTGTATCTTATCCATGCTTCCCGCTGGTGCTCAAGGTACTCGCCCTCCATTACCCTCTCGAAGATAGCGTTGAATGCCTCATCGTTGGAGAATAGGACGTGGCCTCCGAGGTCCCAAGTGAAACCCATCTCATCCCTGAAAGAGGCAGAAAGCCCGCCGACATAGTCCTCTTTCTCGTATATCTTCCAATTCTCATAGCCTAGATCATGTAAAGCCAGACCAGCGCCCAAGCCCGCAGGCCCGGCGCCTATTATTAAGATTCTCTTATCCATCTATGCTCCTGCCTAAGACATATCGTTTGAACAACAGAACATCATCTCTCGTTATCCCCTTCAATAATATAAAAGCGACGCAATACACCACGGCGCCGATAAGGATGTTGATCAAAACATGTAGGTTCGACCAAGCGATCGCCAGGCCCATGATAGCTGATGCCATCGCTGGCTTTAAAATGCAACTCTTCGCATTAATATATACAGCTCTTCTCAACTTGTTGACTAGAAATACGGCAATTACTGCAACTACAGATTCCGAAATAAGCGTTGCGATAGCAGCACCAGCCATTCCGAATGACGGTATCAGCATTAAGTTTAGAACAATATTCACCAACGCCCCACAACCCACACACAGCATATATACACGTTCCTGATCACAAGTCATGAGGGCAAGCCCAAAAGTCAATGTAAAAAAGATAACGATAACTGTCCATAAGAGTATCTGGAACGGCATGGTTGCACCATCGTAACTACTCCCATAAATAAGTACGAGTATTGGCTTGGCCAACAACGTTCCACCTACACCAATCGGAAGAGCCAGAGTGATATATATCTTTTCTGAGATATTCAATAATATTTTGAGCTTCTCTTGGGATTCTTTGAAATAA from Bacillota bacterium encodes:
- a CDS encoding glycosyltransferase family 2 protein; amino-acid sequence: MSEQYPLVSIIIPNWNGAEHLDDLLDSISRLNYPTKSIEITIVDNASTDGSQNIIRNRFQIMQQQGWHALRLIENERNLGAPAAYNQAINASTPDCIFYLKLDNDIIIDRDCLKKMVNVMIMDEKIGAVGPKIYYFNDRNMLNFAGGTFDKLTCNTKHIGNGEIDRGQYDENREVDFLTGCVTLISRRCLEDVGMFDEKYYWYYDELDFLYRAKKKGWKILYIPIKGAWHKIENRKKQMSLLGSYYFTRNRLYFAWNNCRPFFIPVLVASLRYSILPHLLKMRWEYLKMNAIAYNDFFRGRMGEK
- a CDS encoding NAD(P)-binding protein — protein: MDKRILIIGAGPAGLGAGLALHDLGYENWKIYEKEDYVGGLSASFRDEMGFTWDLGGHVLFSNDEAFNAIFERVMEGEYLEHQREAWIRYKGSWVPYPFQNNLKYLPLHEQLLCLAGLAGTRLWPNRSAAADFEEWLQHTFGKGICRSFMIPYNRKVWSYDLHEMGYQWISQRVSVPSFWRLAGNVALRRDDIDWGPNNTFKFPSKGGTGNIFKRMSTNIKHKVDFGKNVIKISADMKKITTSDGQEDGYDILISTMPLDELVCALDEKDAALSNAAQGLKSNKVTVVGVGAKRTNPSTKCWMYFVDSGVPFYRMTNFSHYSPFNVPGGKTDHFSSLMCETSHVGDKGEDEIVERTIEALLSEGFLQGAEEVVSIYVKTLPKAYPIPTKDRDTRLSHIKAFLDCNDICSIGRFGTWKYEIGNMDHAVMMGYKTCERIIGEEVQ